A genomic window from Quercus lobata isolate SW786 chromosome 10, ValleyOak3.0 Primary Assembly, whole genome shotgun sequence includes:
- the LOC115964666 gene encoding TMV resistance protein N-like, with translation MDSCVEEMLDSYIGEGLGGVRVVGICGMGGMGKTTLAREIYRRISSKFEARSFIANIREETKNQGLVSLQKQLLSKILMESEINIWDVCEGINVIRNTLCNKNVFIILDDVDGDEQLEALAGKHDWFGPGSRIIVTSRDSHLLIRCGVDYIYIAKELNNDDALQLFSWKAFHKPHPEENYVNLSMDFVNYAKGLPLALKVLGSSLFAKRSNEWKSALYKLKKEEPNRKFLDILQIGFDGLTNLQKGLFLDIACFFKGENKDCKRDILESFCCSLDYDIGVLMDKSLITIDDYGTLWMHDLLQVMGQEIVRRESPKEPGGRSRLWIYDDVIHVLKNNSILDALKLMDLSDSQCLIEIPDLSGALKLKQLILRHCTRLYKIHTSLGDLKQLIQLDLNGCKCLEILPHKISLEALEIFDLGGCSRLKKFPEIVGNMLHLLKLCLSETAIKDLPLSMEHLTGLIKLDLRDYKNLSSLSNGCCCSKSLEILTLSGCSKLDTLPKNLGNIEGLEELDLSGTAITRLPLSVVHLKNLKRCYNPNRFTYLTIPRSEIPNWFRHQNVGASVNLQVPSHLLFSSKFMGIAVCIVYIFRQHHPLHQLHIHHFRGTICTHSLLCSVEANGFRYSPVWLPLMEEFGKIELYHLWLEYFPYKAHFERHHKEELDANEFTQIKVTFESFGPGLEVTKCGAHLIFEQDIKDLNQTKPGSSSCSITPYYEDDDLGDSEKDTKIKECRDDEATHPEWTKHPNLIEN, from the exons ATGGACTCTTGTGTGGAGGAAATGTTGGATTCATACATAGGTGAAGGGTTGGGTGGTGTTCGTGTTGTTGGGATATGCGGGATGGGTGGAATGGGCAAAACAACCCTTGCACGTGAAATTTATAGAAGAATTTCTAGTAAATTTGAAGCTAGAAGCTTTATTGCTAATATTAGAGAAGAAACTAAAAATCAAGGTCTAGTTTCTTTACAAAAGCAACTTCTTTCTAAGATCCTCATGGAAAGTGAAATAAATATATGGGATGTTTGTGAGGGAATCAATGTTATAAGGAATACACTAtgtaataaaaatgtttttattattcttgatgatgtggatgGAGATGAGCAATTAGAAGCATTGGCAGGGAAGCATGATTGGTTTGGTCCTGGAAGTAGAATCATTGTAACAAGCAGAGATAGCCATTTATTGATAAGATGTGGTGTGGATTACATATACATAGCCAAGGAGTTGAATAATGATGATGCTTTGCAGCTTTTTAGTTGGAAAGCTTTTCATAAACCTCATCCTGAAGAAAATTATGTGAATTTGTCTATGGACTTTGTGAATTATGCTAAAGGCCTTCCTTTAGCTCTTAAAGTTTTAGGTTCTTCATTGTTTGCTAAAAGATCGAATGAATGGAAAAGTGCcctatataaactaaaaaaagaagaacctaatagaaaatttttggaTATACTTCAAATAGGTTTTGATGGGCTTACAAATTTGCAGAAAGGATTGTTTCtagatattgcatgttttttcaAAGGAGAGAACAAAGATTGCAAAAGAGATATATTGGAaagtttttgttgttctctagaCTATGATATTGGTGTTCTTATGGACAAATCTCTCATAACCATTGATGACTATGGAACTTTGTGGATGCATGATTTGCTACAAGTAATGGGTCAAGAAATCGTTCGTCGTGAATCTCCTAAAGAGCCTGGTGGACGTAGTAGGTTGTGGATTTATGATGATGTCATTCATGTATTGAAGAATAATTCT ATTTTAGATGCATTAAAACTTATGGATCTAAGTGACTCTCAATGCTTGATTGAGATCCCGGACCTTAGTGGAGCCCTAAAGCTTAAGCAATTGATTCTTCGACATTGTACAAGACTATATAAGATTCACACATCTCTTGGAGATCTCAAACAGCTTATTCAATTGGATTTGAATGGTTGCAAATGTCTTGAAATCCTTCCTCACAAGATCAGCTTGGAAGCGCTTGAAATTTTCGATCTTGGTGGTTGTTCAAGACTGAAGAAGTTTCCAGAAATTGTAGGAAATATGTTACATTTGTTGAAACTTTGTTTGAGTGAGACAGCTATAAAAGATCTACCATTATCAATGGAGCATTTAACTGGCcttataaaattagatttaagaGACTATAAAAACCTTTCAAGTCTTTCAAATGGCTGTTGTTGTTCAAAGTCTCTAGAAATTCTCACTTTATCTGGCTGCTCAAAACTTGATACACTACCAAAGAATTTGGGTAATATCGAAGGCCTAGAGGAGCTAGACCTGAGTGGAACTGCTATAACAAGGCTTCCTTTATCTGTTGTTCActtaaaaaatctcaaa AGATGCTATAACCCGAATAGGTTCACATATCTCACAATTCCTAGAAGTGAAATTCCCAATTGGTTTAGGCACCAAAATGTGGGGGCTTCAGTGAATTTGCAAGTGCCTTCACATTTATTATTCAGTAGCAAATTTATGGGAATTGCTGTGTGCATTGTTTATATATTCCGCCAGCATCATCCACTTCACCAACTTCATATTCATCATTTTAGAGGTACGATATGTACACATTCGCTTTTGTGTTCCGTTGAAGCCAACGGATTTCGATATTCCCCAGTGTGGCTTCCTTTAATGGAGGAATTTGGTAAGATTGAATTGTATCATCTTTGGCTTGAATATTTTCCCTATAAAGCACACTTCGAAAGGCACCACAAAGAAGAATTGGATGCTAATGAATTCACCCAAATTAAGGTTACATTTGAATCCTTCGGTCCAGGCTTGGAGGTTACGAAATGCGGAGCCCATTTGATATTCGAGCAAGACATTAAAGATCTCAATCAAACTAAGCCTGGGTCTAGCAGCTGCAGTATCACTCCTTATTATGAGGATGATGATTTAGGCGATTCAGAGAAAGATACCAAAATCAAGGAATGCCGTGATGATGAAGCAACACACCCAGAGTGGACAAAGCACCCTAATCTAATTGAAAACTAG